GGTGTATATCCTGCAGCTTAGCACACCTTTAGGACATGTTCAGACATGCAGAGAAGCTCTACTCTGAGTGTCATGTGATGCCTTAGTCTCACAGTCAGGCAGTGGCGCAGTCACGACCTGGAGGATAACAGCCTGAGCACAGAAATGttcaatgtaaatgttttagaagTACTGTGTTTGCATCAGAGTCTGTTTTATTTGATAATTGTTTTGCTTTCACACTGCACAAGAAAtattgggggggtgggggggttatGAGGCATATGTAGATCTGAAAATGTTCAGCTCACTCATTCATATGTGATGGGTAAACAAACTAAGTTTACTTGCAATTAACAAAAGCACAGAAAACACAGCTAATGCAAAATTAATGATTTGATAATTATAGAAATATGATTTGTGTATCACGTCCACTGTTCAAATCTCCTGAATACACATCATTTCTCCAGCACTACAGATCTGTGCTTTGGCTCGGTTCTACAAAATTTGGGGATTTGTAAGTGTACAGAGCACTTTAATGGTCTTTTTAATTGACAGTAGTGTGTAAACTGcaataaaagttatttattaaacagcaaACTGATATCAGCTCTTAATTTGGCCCTTGCAGGAACCCGAATCATCTATGACCGGAAGTTCCTGCTGGACTGCCGCAGCTCCCCGTTGGCCCACACGCCCCCCAGTTGCCTACCTGATATCCCTGGCGTGACCAGCCCTTCTACAAACACtgtcaaaaacaacaaaaccaaacCTCAAGAGTGCGTCGGCAGCAAAAGCATCCCTCCTGTGGACAAGGCCACGGGTATGTGCTGTCCTCAACACTTCCACATTATATAGGACTCAATACTATAGTAGATACTGTCTTTAGGGTTATTTTGATCTAAAATTGAAGTCTGTTTTTGTTAGAGatttagatatttataaaaatattcttCCTCTATTGGCTGTTATGATCTAATACATGCTCCTAAACCTGTAGAATGCTCTAAAGCTGTAGATTTTGAAATATTGATTTAAAGTATTCCAGTTTAACTTTGGCCTCTTTGTTTTGCCTAGGTCCTCTTTTTCCTTTTACCAAAAGTTTACTTATCCtttttatatatagagagaatctgtaatatgaaaataatcatgaaatcaagttattttattgtagctgattttttttttttcttcctataacagcaagtcctaagtgttttattcctcttttaccACAGCTATCAGAATTGATGTGGAATTTccacagggggaaaaaaaaatcctgttatcacttatttCATACATTACTTCACCTTACCTCCCCTCTCATTTTTCTCGTTACTGAGATCATAAACTTTTACTATAAACTATAATCTTGCATAAGACAAAACATCACAGTCGTAAAACGTGAAATCTTCAGTCCTGAAGACTTCTCTATGCTGTAACTCTTACAGCTTCTCCTCTGACTGTTAAGAGCTCTGCTAATGGAGACTCCTTATAGAAAACTT
This genomic interval from Tachysurus vachellii isolate PV-2020 chromosome 17, HZAU_Pvac_v1, whole genome shotgun sequence contains the following:
- the eif4ebp1 gene encoding eukaryotic translation initiation factor 4E-binding protein 1, with the translated sequence MSLSSQKTSSRAIPATRRVTITDTAHLPHDYSSTPGGTLFSTTPGGTRIIYDRKFLLDCRSSPLAHTPPSCLPDIPGVTSPSTNTVKNNKTKPQECVGSKSIPPVDKATGEDAQFEMDI